CCAGGTAGGCCTCGGCCGCCTTGCGGGCCAGGGCCCGCACCCGCCCCAGCAGCGCGGTGCGCTCGCTGGCGCTGACGGCATTGCGGGCCTCCAGCACGTTGAACAGGTGGGAGCACTTGAGCACGTAGTCGTAACCGGGCAGGGCGAGGCCCTGGTCCAGGGCGCGGGCGGCCTCCCGGGCGGCATCGTCGAACCAGCGGCGGAGCATGTCCACGTCGGCATGCTCGAAGCTGTAGGCCGAGTGCTCGTACTCCGCCATGCGGAACATCTCGCCGTAGGTCACGCCGTCGACCCAGCGGATGTCGAAGACGGTGTCCACCCCCTGCAGGTAGGTGGCGATGCGCTCCAGGCCGTAGGTGAGCTCGACCGACACGGGCTTGCACTCGAAACCCGCCACCTGCTGGAAGTAGGTGAACTGGGTGATCTCCATGCCGTCCAGCCAGACCTCCCAGCCCAGGCCCCAGGCGCCGCCGCTGGGCCACTCCCAGTTGTCCTCGACGAAGCGGATGTCGTGCTCCAGGGGCTCGATGCCCAGGGCCCTCAGGCTGCCCAGGTAGAGCTCCTGCACGTCCGGCGGGGACGGCTTGAGGATCACCTGGTACTGCCAGTGCTGGTAGAGCCGGTTGGGATTCTCGCCGTAACGCCCGTCGGCGGGCCGGCGGGACGGCTCCACGTAGGCCACCCGCCACGGCTCGGGACCCAGGGCGCGGAAGAAGGTCAGGGGGTTCATGGTGCCGGCCCCCGTCTCCACGTCGTAGGGCATGGCCAGCACGCACCCCTGCTCGGCCCAGTACTGGTTGAGCCGGAGGATCATCTGCTGGAAGTCCACCGGGACATCCCTCCTGTGGCACGAAAATTAAATGTGGCACGAAAATCAAAGGCCGCCCGCCCCCTCAGGGACGGGCGGCCCCTGGCCCCCGCGGTTCCACCCTGATTGGTCCACCGGCGCCCCCCGCCGGCGGCGGCTGCGGACGAACCCGGCCCCGGGCCCGCCACGCCCCTCGACGGGCACCGCACCGGCCGCCGCTTCCCGCCCCGCAGGCGAGCAGCCCGGCAAACCCACCTCACTCCGTGCGGGCTTTACTCGGCAGAGGACGGCCTCCGCAGCCCCGGGGCACCGCCATGATCCCGATGGTCCTGCCCCGCCTCCGGGATGCTGCTCTCATGCGCCGCCTCCGCCTTTCCTCCCGCGGGCTCAGGGGCGCCTTCCCCCGGGGTCCGGGCCGGCCTTCCACCCTCGCCGGCTCGCTGCCACCAGAAGGACCGGGGTACTCCTCCCCTTCATCGCCTCACAACGACCGGCCGGCCGCCGGCAGCCTGGCTGCCGGCATGCCCGCCGGCCGGACGGTCAAGGTCCATTCCGCCGGTCTCGGCAAAACAGGCACCGTATGGCGATTCCGCCCGGAAGTTCCCTCATTCGGCGACGCCGGGTGGAATCCTCCCGGCGGTGGGGCTCGCTCGGGCCGGCGCGCCCATCAGTGGCGGGGTCCCGGATCCTGGGTCCCGCCCGCCGCCCCGTCGCCCGGGGAATCCCAGCCGGCGCTGCCCCCGTAGGTGCCGCCCTCACCGTAGCCGCCCGCCGGGCCGCCGGCCGCACCCGGGCCCGTGCCGGTCTCGCCCCAGCCGCCGGCCCCGGCCGGGCCCGCACCCCCGGTGCCGACCGTTCCCTGGCCGGCTCCGGCGGTGCCGTCGTTGCGGCGTTCCACCACGATGGTCGCCCGGGTGACCAGGGCCGCGATGACGCCCACCACCGCCAGCATGGGCGCCAGCAGCGCCCCCAGGGCACCCACGGTGACGGGCAGCTCCACCAGGGTCTGCCCGTCCTGGTTGCGGATGACGATGCGGCGCACGTTACCCTCGTTGATCAGCTGCCGCACCCGGTCAACCAGCTCGGCCCCCTGGACCTGGATCCGCTCCTGCCAGGTGTTGCGGCGGGACTCCTCCTCCAGGCGGATCAGGGCCTCCACCACGTCCCCGCCGCACTGGTCCAGAAGCTCCTTGGCCCGGCGGTAGCTGACCCCGGCCCGCTCCCTCAGGATATCGATCTTCTCCAGCTCGCTCACCCGCTTCACCCCCTTGGGTCACGACCGGCTAGCGGTCTGCGCTCGCCCCGGGTGCCGGCGGCCCCGCCGGCGGCTGCACCGGTGGGGCCGCCCGCGGCGCCGCCGGCGGCTCTCCCGCCGGCAGCATCGTTGCTTCATCCAGTATTGCCAAAATGCCGGCCGATCGAAAGGGCCGGCCCAGGTGGTAGACCAGGTGGGTCTGGGTCACCTCCGCCGCCCGGGCCAGGGTCGCCGGCGCCGGCCGCAGCCGGGCCGCCAGCTGGGGGTTCAGCCGCCCGGCCAGGCGCAGCACCTGCCAGGTGGCGGGGTCCAGGGACAGGGCCGCCGGCCGGCCCGGCCGGCACCTTCGGCAGAGGGCGCCGCCCATCTCGGCGCTGTAACCCGCGGGCATGGCTCCTTCTCCAGGCGCCGACGGCGGGCCTCCACCGGCGCCGCGCCCGCCCGGCAGCACCAGCGGCCGCCCGCAGTCCTGGCAGGCCTCCAGCTGGATGCCCAGGCCGGCCAGATCGAGCAGCCTGAGCTCCGCATAGCGCAGCCAGAGCCCCTGGGCCACGCGGTCGGCCGGGGCCGCCGCCAGCCCCCGCAGCACCGCCAGCAGCACGGGGAAGACCCCGGGGCTCGGTGCCCCTTCATGGGTGAACGCCTCGGCCAGCTCGGCCACGTAGGCGGCGGCCGCCAGGGCCTCCAGGCTCCCCCGCAGGCCGGCGTGGGCGTCCAGCACCTGGACCTGGCTTACCCCGTCCAGGGAGCGCCCTTTCCACAGGAGGAACCGGCTGTAGGTGTAGGGCTGCACCCCGGCCGCCAGGGAACTGCGCGGGCGGCGCACCCCCTTGGCCAGCACGGTGCGGCGGGTCCCGTCCCGGTCCACCAGGGTGACCAGGCGGTCCCGCTCGCCGTACTCCCTGGTCCTGAGCACGATCCCTTCCACGCTGTAGAGGGGCATGCCGCCCACCTCCCCGGCCCGGGCGGGCTGCGTGGGGCCCGGTTGGGATGGCACCACGAGGGCCGCTCCGCGCCTGGTCGCCCGGCGGCGCTATCAGCCCGCGACGCGGAACAGCAGCCACGTGGCGGTGAGAAAGTACACCAGGGTGCCCACCACGTCCAGGGTGGTGGTGACGAAGGGGCCCGACGCCACGGCCGGGTCGACCCGCAGCCCGTGCAGGGCCAGGGGCACCACCACGCCGATGGCCGCCGCCACCAGGGTGTTGAGCCCCATGGCCGTCCCCACCGTCACCGCCACCGCGCCGTTGCCCAGCACCGCGTAGACCAGGCCGGTGCTGGTCAGCGCCAGCACCAGCGCCAGGAGCAACCCCACCTGCAGCTCCCGCCCCAGGACCCGCAGCGCTTCGCCGCGGGCGATCTCCCCCGTGGCCAGCCCCCGCACCGCCGTGGCCAGGGACTGGGTGCCCACGTTGCCCGCGGTGGCCGCCAGCAGGGGGATGAAGTAGGCCAGCTCCGCCACCCGCTCCAGGGTGCCCTCAAACCCCTGGATCACCTTCGCCACCACCAGCTCGCCCAGCAAGAGGCCGACCAGCCAGGGCAGGCGCAGGCGGGCCCGCAGCCAGGAGGTGCCGGCCGCCGCCCCCTCGGGCGTGGCGGTCAGCCGGTAGATGTCCTCGCTGGCCTCCTCCTCCAGCACGTCGACCACGTCGTCCACGGTGACGATGCCCAGGATCCGCCCCTCGGCATCGACCACCGGCACCGCCAGCAGGTCGTACTTG
This is a stretch of genomic DNA from Thermaerobacter sp. PB12/4term. It encodes these proteins:
- the glyQ gene encoding glycine--tRNA ligase subunit alpha; the protein is MDFQQMILRLNQYWAEQGCVLAMPYDVETGAGTMNPLTFFRALGPEPWRVAYVEPSRRPADGRYGENPNRLYQHWQYQVILKPSPPDVQELYLGSLRALGIEPLEHDIRFVEDNWEWPSGGAWGLGWEVWLDGMEITQFTYFQQVAGFECKPVSVELTYGLERIATYLQGVDTVFDIRWVDGVTYGEMFRMAEYEHSAYSFEHADVDMLRRWFDDAAREAARALDQGLALPGYDYVLKCSHLFNVLEARNAVSASERTALLGRVRALARKAAEAYLAQRERLGYPLLQAGAWGAGSAPGDEPASGPAAG
- a CDS encoding DUF4342 domain-containing protein, whose amino-acid sequence is MSELEKIDILRERAGVSYRRAKELLDQCGGDVVEALIRLEEESRRNTWQERIQVQGAELVDRVRQLINEGNVRRIVIRNQDGQTLVELPVTVGALGALLAPMLAVVGVIAALVTRATIVVERRNDGTAGAGQGTVGTGGAGPAGAGGWGETGTGPGAAGGPAGGYGEGGTYGGSAGWDSPGDGAAGGTQDPGPRH
- the recO gene encoding DNA repair protein RecO; this translates as MPLYSVEGIVLRTREYGERDRLVTLVDRDGTRRTVLAKGVRRPRSSLAAGVQPYTYSRFLLWKGRSLDGVSQVQVLDAHAGLRGSLEALAAAAYVAELAEAFTHEGAPSPGVFPVLLAVLRGLAAAPADRVAQGLWLRYAELRLLDLAGLGIQLEACQDCGRPLVLPGGRGAGGGPPSAPGEGAMPAGYSAEMGGALCRRCRPGRPAALSLDPATWQVLRLAGRLNPQLAARLRPAPATLARAAEVTQTHLVYHLGRPFRSAGILAILDEATMLPAGEPPAAPRAAPPVQPPAGPPAPGASADR